In the Glycine max cultivar Williams 82 chromosome 6, Glycine_max_v4.0, whole genome shotgun sequence genome, CTTTAGTCAAAGGATTGTAGTCTGCTATTGTTGTTAATCATCACTTGGCTAATTTCTGAAAGTTGTCTCGTagtaatgttttctttttgtctttaGCCATTCTGGCTGATATAAATGCTACTCTTTTCCCTCGTGGATTCTAGTGCTTTGGGTGATTTTCTCCACCTTCTCAAGTGTGTGATACTCATGCAGCTTGCttttgttgctttttttttttaatcggtGAAAGTTAGTTATttagttgttagtttttattagtgGAAGAATTGAACCCATGACATCTCTCTCCTTCCTAAAATTTCACTATTTTTGGTGAAGCATGTTGGGAGAAATTCAAGAGAGGAGTAATCAAGTGGCATCTATGTAAGGAACATAGCGAATTTTTGAAGAAACAAGCATCTAGATAATCAAGGTCATCTAATTGGATGACATGAAACTGAACCTACCATTTAGATTGGTTCTCTGATATGCATGATTCTTATACTGCTATTGATTATCCTATCCCACAATTTTAAAGTGTGCCTCTTGAGATGGATCTCTCTATAGTTGCACAATTTTATTTGAGAGATGGATTCATGGATCACTGTCCATCTACCACCAAATAGCCCTGTTGTAAAAGTATGCTAACCCAAAGACCCAAAGAGCATAGTAGGAATAAAATCCAACAATCCAAGACCGTTAAAGTCCATAGATAAAGATTAATTTCGCTAACAATGAAAGTTTCTTGTCTCATGGTCATAGATTATATAGATAATAAAATCTGGACAGAGGATGAGAAAATATGAATGGAAAATACTAGCAAGTTCTactaaaactataatttattcataattGTATGATAGAAGGCTTATCGCTATGAATATGAGAAACAGATTAAACCAATGACTTGATTAGTTTAAACCTCTTTCACTCCATCCTTCTGTTAGCTCTCAGACGATCAGGATCAATATCTCCAGAATAATATAGCCTACAAATTAGTAGAGCCTGAAcctgaaaataacataaaagtgTGTAAGACAACTCCAACCATGCAGGTTTTGCAAACTTGTTTATATTCAAAAAGTCTGTCTCACAATTGATCGAGATTTTAGTGACTGATGTTTTGAAATCTCACTGAAAATCCAATTCCCtcataaaagataaagatgCTAAATACTAGTTTCCCACTTAAATTATCTTTGATTATCCCAAGTGAGACATCAAGAAGTTTCCCtaaattaaactaagtctaatTTCATGTATCACTTTCtccatagaagaagaaaaattatgtaCTGGCAGGAGAGTACAAAATGGACTAAGGAATCAAATCATGTACCATGCATTCTGCGCGTAAACTTGACACACTAATTTTTCATTATGCatgaaaatgttaaatatattaaatactatGTATAAAATGGAGAAATAAAAAGATTGGAGAATATTACTTAATTGAATGAATTGCTGTTATTGTTGTTCTTCTTAGTTGGGAGGGAGTGATAGCAAACTCTCTTTATACAGGACAAATTTTTCACATAAACTTCTGCGTTTGTCAAGCAGCTTGCCTTTGTCAGAAAGTCTCATTAACATTTTATCTCCGTGCTCATATCCCAAAATTTCACCATTTTTTGTGAAGCAAATTGGATGAAAGCCATAAGGAGCATCAGGAACACTAGTGCTGGTCCAAGATGACTGCACATTGTATTCTTTCATCATCCACATCTGAGCCGGCTGAGCCGGCACGTAAGTTGTACAAAAGAGACACAAACATCCTCCCATTACTATCAAACAACATCTATGTTCTACGAATTGACGTGGCAGTGGAATCTCGAATAATTTCCTTTCCACCAGATCAAATgcaatgattttgaaataataatcaTAAGAGTAAACCAACCAATGAAGAGCTCCATTCAAGTATGACCCATTTAAAAGAGCATGGGTATGGGTAACAGACGTATTCTTCCGGAATGGAAGAGTACCCTCAAAGCGACTCCATGAATTAGACCTTAAGGAGAAACATTGTACCTCCTGGCCTAACCTTATCATCACTACCACGTAGTCATCAGTTGATGGGTCATACCCAATGCCACGTAGATATTCAAGCGTGGGGAACACTTTGTTAAATCGTTTCCGAAGACCCGTTGACGGATTCCATATCATGAAATAAACAACCTTGCCGGAAGACACGACGGTGGTTGTTACGAGTAGAAATCCTCTGCATGAACCCTCAAACTTAATGCCTTCATCAATGTAAGATGGTGATGGATATGGAATGTTAACGACTGCTTTCGTGGAATCATCGTAAAGTGATGCTTCTATGTCTCTGGAATGAGTTTCCCAATAGCTTTTTATAAGAAGTTGGTCGGTGGGATCAGCTCCTAGGTCATAATGGAATTTGGCAAAGTGAGGATCGGAAATTAGAGAAAGCCATGACTTACATACGTATTTAAAACGCAATAGACATTTCACCGGTAATCTTAACAGAATTTCTTCCATCATATCGTCTGGGATAGTGAAGttgttttccattctctttgcCAACAGGTCAGGGTGAAAGCTAAAACCATTACCTTATACTTATggtggaaaaaagttatatatatatataaagatttaaGATTATTGGTAAACGAGATATTTGGTAATCTAGCTTAaatgataacaataattttattgtaatctatgatatcaaaatttaaatttaaaaaaattaaattcaaataaaaattgatctaAAGTATAAACTACAATAATCTTAAAACATATCTTTTAAAAGAACcttatctttaatttaatatagtgtatcaacattcaaaatttaaattaaatttaaattcaagggGTCTATATTCAATTagtattttaaatgatttaaaagatttttattttgtaaaaaaatcttgagatatttaatcatgatttttaaataataaaaataagtttagtGGTATTGAATTAAgattattaagttttttttaagaaattcaataaagtttattgatatttaattaagatttttttacaacttaaaaaaaatctcttggtatttaaaagtatataaatttcaaTGAATTCTTTCTTAAGATGAATTTTaatgcatttcatgaaaaaatacacattaaataattttaccaaAATCCTTAAGATTTCATGAtacttttcctcttcttttttttttcttgcaaatTAAAATGCTTTTCTTGCAAATAGacattcataaatttttttgtctttcaatCAATGGTCAATGTCTTGAAACGTGtgatatgagattttttttttcaatttattgaatttgatGAACATCTTAAGTAAGTGCTTATAGATATAGATGAACAAATGAATGTGAGAAGTTGACTTATGTATAAGTGAATAAATGtataaatgaaatttgaatcaatggttgaatttttttttgtgagatcGTTATTATAAGAATGATTACAAGTATTCATGTTATTGACAAATATtgtggtatatattttttatatacaattaaAATGATTGATAATTGAAGAGGAACAAACCTATTGTACTTGTAAATATCCtaggaaaaattaatttgttacttAATAAGTCTAGGATTATTTGGATAagaagaattttatttaaagtgtTAGGTAGTTAAAATTCATggatttttattaatagttttaAATGTTCTAGGAAATCCACTaagtttttttgaaattttaaaaatccataatgtcctttcaaatcttatgaattcatattttgcaaatccattaaaatcTAAACTACAAAATCCTAATCataaagtcttttaaaaaaatatttaaaattattatatttttacaaagtcttttaaaatccacatgatatttttataccaaaataagattttaaaatcctaatccaatacaacctaaatgaaaataatattttaaacgaataaaaaatctcttatattataaattataatttacaacTTTGATAGACACTGTcacccttttttactttctcaagcaaatatttttgatatttattcttcttttcttttgaagtGTGTTTCACACGCCAATGGaactattagtaaaaaaatctaCCAACAATCTCCTTTAAAATCTTGGAGgaaatttttatacatttaaggagagatttattaaaaatacttttcttatctatttttaattcataaaattatataaatatagtaaTTAAGGTAATTATGATAAGTATATTTGAAGCTACATTCCTGACTCAATATtcccattatatatatatatatatatatatatatatatatatatatataaataaataaaagagaacaTTTAGGATCATCTTGAAATCATgtataaaaagaaaggaaattgacCCCTAATCACAACCTTCTGGTGGAACCAATACTATTGAGTTCTTAAATCAAGAACAAAGGAAAAACTCTCACAATAGAGAAACTCTCAAATTTCATTAATCTTCaagttttacaaattttaccATTAGAGAGTACAAGAGTTCCCTATTTATATGCTAATCTTGAAATGCTATACTAAATTTCCACTAATATGCATTTACCAAATGCATTGATAATTGCATTCcactaaatgaaaataaacatgaaattACAATCTCACTAGCCTAAATTACCTGGAGCATTCGAGAAAGTATTTATTAAGgccaagaaaaaatgaaaagtcacCAAAAgattaagccaaaaaaaaatagtacgaaaattacaaataaattgaaaaaattgaacttAGTTATTATCCAATCATCCCAATATTAATAGTCCACCAAAATTGATCAACTTAGCCCATGAAtgtttcttttcttgtaaaTTGGGTTTCCCAAAGTAATTCTTCAAGTTGGTCACAAAGCATCTTCATCAATTTGTAGGAAAGTGACCCAATTAGGAGCAACCCTTAATTAACGCTGgtattctttctctttgatattTAGAATCAGACCTTGCAATGTTTGCTTTGTCCTCTTAGTCTTGAACCTTGTCATAGGACCTCCAATCCCATGTAAAGGATCATTAGACGGACTGGGTGCACCTACGTCATTTCCTCCCTCTTCGAAAGGATTCATCTTCGAATCTGATCCATTACCTACATCAAATAAAGATATATCAGCCACATTAAAGGTATCACTTATGTTACCATATTCTCTTGGCAAACCCAGCTTGTAAACATTGTCATTTATCTTTTCTAGAACTTGAAAATGCCCATCTCCTCTTGGTTGCAACTTGAATTTTCTTTGCGCAAGAAACCTTTCCTTCCTTATATGAACCCAAACTCAATCTCCTAGTTCAAAAATAACTCTGACCCGACCCTTATTTTCTTGCTTtgcatattgtttatttttcttatcaatgTTGGCTCGAACTTTTGTATGCGACTCCTTGATAGAATTTACACTACTAGAAATTATACATACAACATCGttag is a window encoding:
- the LOC102669359 gene encoding F-box/kelch-repeat protein At3g23880; the protein is MENNFTIPDDMMEEILLRLPVKCLLRFKYVCKSWLSLISDPHFAKFHYDLGADPTDQLLIKSYWETHSRDIEASLYDDSTKAVVNIPYPSPSYIDEGIKFEGSCRGFLLVTTTVVSSGKVVYFMIWNPSTGLRKRFNKVFPTLEYLRGIGYDPSTDDYVVVMIRLGQEVQCFSLRSNSWSRFEGTLPFRKNTSVTHTHALLNGSYLNGALHWLVYSYDYYFKIIAFDLVERKLFEIPLPRQFVEHRCCLIVMGGCLCLFCTTYVPAQPAQMWMMKEYNVQSSWTSTSVPDAPYGFHPICFTKNGEILGYEHGDKMLMRLSDKGKLLDKRRSLCEKFVLYKESLLSLPPN